From the genome of Deltaproteobacteria bacterium, one region includes:
- a CDS encoding rubrerythrin has product MGIDFAALSLKDALDLAVLIEEEAKERYEDLAEQMELHHTPEAARFFRFMASNEEKHHAELAARRLALFGSEPARVNRGMLFEVEAPEFDEVRVFMSVREALQVSFRAEKKAWVFFSEAAPRVQDAAVKELFIELRNEEVHHQRLVLAEMERTPPESALKHADVADEPVAQ; this is encoded by the coding sequence ATGGGCATCGACTTCGCCGCACTGTCGCTGAAAGACGCGCTCGACCTGGCCGTCCTGATCGAAGAGGAGGCAAAGGAGCGATACGAGGATCTCGCCGAGCAGATGGAGCTGCACCACACGCCGGAGGCGGCGCGCTTCTTCCGCTTCATGGCGTCGAACGAGGAGAAGCATCACGCCGAGCTGGCCGCGCGCCGGCTCGCGCTCTTCGGCAGCGAGCCCGCCCGCGTCAATCGAGGAATGCTGTTCGAGGTGGAAGCGCCCGAGTTCGACGAGGTGCGCGTCTTCATGAGCGTCCGCGAGGCCCTTCAGGTGTCGTTTCGCGCGGAAAAGAAGGCATGGGTCTTCTTCTCGGAGGCGGCGCCGCGGGTGCAGGACGCCGCGGTGAAGGAGCTCTTCATCGAGCTGCGCAACGAGGAGGTCCACCACCAGCGCCTCGTGCTCGCCGAGATGGAGAGGACTCCGCCCGAGTCCGCGCTCAAGCACGCCGACGTCGCGGACGAACCCGTCGCCCAGTAG
- a CDS encoding bifunctional acetate--CoA ligase family protein/GNAT family N-acetyltransferase: MQIGQTRHPLEVFFAPRSVAVIGASERADSVGRTLMWNLVSNPFGGTVFPVNDKRPNVLGIKSWPSVRAVTEKIDLAVVATPAPTVPGVIRECATAGVRGAIIVSAGFRESGAQGLRLESEILEIARAARMRIVGPNCLGIMCPLTGLNATFAGAMARKGDVAFLSQSGALQTAILDWSLQEHFGFSAFVSLGSLLDVGWGDVIDYLDHDGRTKSILIYMESVGDARAFLSAAREVTLRKPIIVLKGGRSAQAAAAAASHTGALAGSDEVFTAAFRRTGVLRVDSIADLFNMADTLAKQPRPRGRRLSILTNAGGPAVLATDALVAAGAEPAPGNPVDLLGSADAETYGKAVEAAGADKDADGILTILSPQNQTEPTLTAERLKQYAHRFPGKPVLASWMGGAEVAAGRRILSDADIPTFQYPDTAARMFSYMWKYTYNLRALYETPALTEEATFGHEEAAEILRAARADRRTLLTELESKRILATYGIPTVETRAATSAEEAVRAAESLGYPVAIKLHSRTVAHKSEVGGVQLDLRSPREVQSAFESIRGRLAELGRTADFEGVTVQPMIRERGYELIVGSSVDPQFGPVLLFGTGGLLVEVLKDRSLALPPLNTTLARRMMEQTKIHAALAGDHGDAKVNLAELEKLLVRFSQLVVEQRTIAEIEINPLLASPGRLIALDARIVLHGKEIADDHLPEAAIRPYPTQYAGTVQLRGGSVVKVRPIRPEDEPRMVQFHRTLSEDSVFYRYAGTLKLDARVAHDRLARICFIDYDREMALIAERTPPGGSAPEIVAVARLTRLAGTPDAEFALLVSDPIQGQGLGSAMLRRLFEVGRDWGVERILAEILPGNVPMRRVCKDLGFTFEGETGAIKDLR, encoded by the coding sequence GTGCAGATCGGTCAAACGCGGCATCCGCTCGAAGTCTTCTTCGCGCCTCGCAGCGTCGCCGTCATCGGGGCGAGCGAGCGCGCCGACAGCGTGGGCCGAACGCTGATGTGGAACCTGGTGAGCAATCCCTTCGGGGGCACCGTCTTCCCCGTCAATGACAAACGTCCCAACGTGCTCGGGATCAAATCCTGGCCCAGCGTGAGGGCGGTGACCGAGAAGATCGATCTCGCAGTGGTGGCGACGCCCGCGCCCACCGTCCCCGGCGTGATCCGCGAGTGCGCGACCGCTGGAGTCCGCGGAGCCATCATCGTGTCCGCCGGATTCAGGGAGAGCGGCGCCCAAGGGCTGCGACTCGAGAGCGAAATCCTCGAAATCGCCCGCGCCGCCCGCATGCGCATCGTGGGCCCGAATTGCCTCGGTATCATGTGCCCGCTCACCGGCCTCAACGCGACGTTCGCCGGCGCAATGGCTCGCAAGGGCGACGTCGCCTTCCTCAGTCAGAGCGGGGCTCTGCAGACCGCAATCCTCGATTGGAGCCTGCAGGAGCACTTCGGATTCAGCGCCTTCGTCTCCCTGGGATCGCTTCTGGACGTCGGCTGGGGCGACGTCATCGATTACCTGGACCACGACGGGCGGACCAAGAGCATCCTCATCTACATGGAGTCGGTGGGCGACGCGCGTGCCTTCCTCTCCGCAGCTCGCGAGGTCACGCTGCGCAAGCCGATCATCGTCCTCAAGGGTGGCCGTAGCGCGCAGGCGGCGGCGGCGGCCGCGTCCCATACAGGGGCCCTGGCCGGCAGCGATGAAGTTTTCACCGCAGCCTTCCGCCGCACCGGCGTGCTTCGCGTCGATTCCATCGCCGACCTCTTCAACATGGCCGATACGCTCGCCAAGCAGCCGCGCCCGAGGGGCCGGCGGTTGAGCATCCTCACCAACGCGGGCGGTCCGGCCGTGCTCGCCACGGACGCGCTGGTCGCGGCCGGCGCCGAGCCGGCCCCTGGAAATCCCGTCGATCTCCTCGGCAGCGCCGATGCCGAAACGTACGGCAAGGCCGTGGAAGCGGCGGGCGCGGACAAGGATGCCGACGGGATTCTGACGATCCTTTCTCCCCAGAACCAGACCGAGCCGACGCTCACGGCGGAACGGCTCAAGCAATATGCGCATCGATTTCCGGGCAAACCCGTGCTGGCGAGTTGGATGGGAGGGGCCGAGGTAGCGGCGGGAAGACGCATCCTTTCCGACGCGGACATTCCCACGTTCCAGTATCCAGATACCGCAGCGCGGATGTTCAGCTACATGTGGAAGTACACCTACAACCTGCGAGCCCTCTACGAGACGCCAGCGCTCACGGAGGAAGCCACCTTCGGGCACGAGGAGGCGGCAGAGATCCTGCGCGCGGCCCGCGCGGATCGGCGCACGCTCCTCACCGAACTGGAGTCGAAGCGCATCCTCGCCACTTACGGCATTCCTACGGTGGAGACGCGGGCCGCGACGTCCGCCGAGGAGGCCGTGCGCGCGGCGGAGTCGCTCGGATACCCGGTCGCGATCAAGCTGCATTCGCGGACCGTCGCGCACAAGAGCGAAGTGGGTGGCGTTCAGCTCGATCTGCGCAGCCCGCGGGAGGTACAGAGCGCGTTCGAGTCCATACGGGGCCGCCTCGCCGAGCTCGGCCGGACCGCCGACTTCGAAGGCGTCACCGTGCAGCCGATGATCCGCGAACGCGGATACGAGCTGATCGTCGGCAGCAGCGTCGATCCGCAATTCGGCCCCGTGCTGCTCTTCGGAACCGGCGGGCTGCTCGTCGAGGTGCTCAAGGACCGTTCGTTGGCCCTCCCTCCGCTGAACACCACGCTCGCGCGCCGGATGATGGAGCAAACGAAGATCCACGCCGCGCTTGCCGGCGACCACGGCGATGCGAAAGTGAATCTGGCGGAGCTGGAGAAGCTGCTGGTGCGCTTCAGCCAGTTGGTAGTCGAGCAGCGCACCATCGCGGAGATCGAGATCAATCCGCTGCTTGCCTCGCCGGGGCGCCTGATCGCCCTGGACGCTCGGATCGTGCTGCATGGGAAAGAAATCGCCGATGATCACCTGCCCGAAGCAGCCATCCGGCCCTACCCGACCCAGTATGCCGGTACCGTCCAGCTGCGAGGAGGCAGCGTGGTCAAGGTCCGCCCCATCCGCCCCGAGGACGAACCGAGGATGGTCCAGTTCCATCGGACCTTGTCCGAAGACAGCGTGTTCTACCGCTATGCCGGGACGCTGAAGCTCGATGCGCGTGTGGCGCACGACCGGCTCGCGCGCATCTGCTTCATCGATTACGACCGCGAGATGGCGCTCATCGCGGAGCGCACGCCGCCCGGCGGGAGCGCGCCGGAGATCGTCGCGGTGGCGCGTCTCACGCGCCTCGCGGGTACGCCCGACGCGGAGTTCGCGTTGCTGGTCAGCGATCCGATACAAGGCCAGGGACTCGGGAGCGCCATGCTGCGCCGTCTCTTCGAAGTGGGACGCGACTGGGGCGTAGAGCGAATCTTGGCGGAGATCCTGCCTGGCAACGTGCCGATGCGGCGCGTCTGCAAGGACCTGGGCTTCACGTTCGAGGGTGAGACCGGCGCAATCAAGGATCTCCGCTGA
- a CDS encoding NAD-dependent malic enzyme, with the protein MISLPPGVDPLRHAALNKGTAFTVAERDALGLHGLLPPRVCTMEEQIVRVMENLRRKESPLEKYIFLTALQGRNQTLFYRVLIDYLEELMPIIYTPTVGEACQSYGHIYRQPSGLYVSRNDRGRIARLLRNWRAAAEINTIVVTDGERILGLGDLGANGMGISCGKLALYTACAGIPPQACLPIALDVGTENDALRADPLYLGVRERRLRGAAYHELLDEFVGGVEEVFPGALLQFEDFATENAFALLSRHRDRLPTFNDDIQGTAAMTVAGLISALRLTGGTLAAQRLLFFGAGSAATGIADLFVAMLVDEGVSPAEARRRCWFFDVKGLVVSSRKDLAAHNTAYAHEGPPVRELLATVRELRPTALIGVSGAPATFTRPVLEEMARINQRPIVFALSNPTSKAECTPAEAYGWTDGRAVVATGSPFPETAVGVRRFLASQGNNSYIFPGVGLGVVLSRARRVTDEMFVASARALARLVRPADLELGRVYPALTRIREVSLEIASAVASVAWDSGLTDRRRPADIRAFIASRMYQPMYPSYVADAA; encoded by the coding sequence ATGATCAGCCTTCCGCCCGGCGTAGACCCGTTGCGCCATGCCGCCCTGAACAAGGGCACTGCTTTCACCGTCGCAGAGCGCGACGCCCTCGGGCTGCATGGGCTGCTCCCGCCCCGGGTGTGCACCATGGAAGAGCAGATCGTGCGGGTGATGGAAAACCTGCGCCGCAAGGAGTCGCCGCTGGAGAAGTACATCTTCCTCACGGCGCTGCAGGGACGGAACCAGACGCTCTTCTACCGCGTGCTCATCGATTACCTCGAGGAGCTGATGCCCATCATCTATACGCCGACGGTGGGCGAGGCGTGCCAGTCATATGGCCACATCTACCGGCAACCTAGCGGCCTGTATGTTTCGCGCAACGACCGCGGACGCATCGCCCGCCTCTTGCGCAACTGGCGGGCGGCCGCCGAGATCAACACGATCGTGGTGACCGACGGAGAGCGGATCCTCGGGCTCGGCGACCTGGGCGCCAACGGAATGGGGATCTCGTGCGGCAAGCTCGCGCTCTACACGGCGTGCGCAGGCATCCCGCCGCAAGCGTGCCTGCCGATCGCACTGGACGTGGGGACCGAGAACGACGCGCTGCGCGCCGATCCGCTCTATCTGGGAGTGAGGGAGCGGAGGCTGCGCGGGGCCGCGTATCACGAGCTGCTCGACGAATTCGTCGGCGGCGTTGAGGAAGTGTTTCCCGGAGCCCTGCTGCAGTTCGAGGACTTTGCCACCGAAAATGCGTTCGCCCTGCTGTCGCGCCATCGCGATCGGCTGCCGACGTTCAACGACGATATTCAAGGCACTGCGGCGATGACCGTCGCGGGATTGATTTCGGCGTTGCGCCTGACGGGCGGGACGCTCGCCGCCCAGCGCCTGCTCTTCTTCGGCGCCGGGTCGGCCGCGACCGGCATCGCCGATCTGTTCGTCGCCATGCTCGTCGACGAGGGTGTGTCGCCGGCCGAAGCGCGGCGTCGCTGCTGGTTCTTCGATGTGAAGGGGCTGGTGGTGTCGTCCCGGAAGGATCTCGCTGCGCACAACACGGCCTATGCCCATGAAGGTCCGCCGGTGCGCGAGCTGCTCGCGACGGTGCGCGAGCTGCGGCCCACTGCGCTCATTGGGGTGTCGGGCGCGCCTGCGACGTTCACGCGCCCGGTGCTGGAGGAAATGGCGCGGATCAATCAGCGACCGATCGTGTTTGCGCTGTCGAATCCAACTTCGAAGGCCGAGTGTACGCCAGCCGAGGCGTACGGCTGGACCGATGGGCGGGCGGTCGTGGCGACCGGGAGCCCGTTTCCGGAGACCGCCGTCGGGGTCCGCCGGTTCCTGGCCAGCCAGGGAAACAATTCGTACATCTTCCCTGGCGTGGGGCTCGGCGTCGTGCTTAGCAGAGCGCGGCGTGTGACGGACGAGATGTTCGTCGCGTCGGCGCGCGCCCTCGCTCGGCTGGTCCGACCGGCCGATCTCGAGCTGGGCCGCGTGTATCCGGCGCTCACGCGCATCCGCGAGGTCTCGCTCGAAATTGCCAGCGCGGTTGCCTCGGTCGCATGGGACTCCGGCTTGACCGACCGGCGGCGGCCAGCCGACATCCGTGCGTTCATCGCCAGCAGGATGTATCAGCCGATGTATCCGAGCTATGTCGCGGATGCCGCGTGA
- the fabG gene encoding 3-oxoacyl-[acyl-carrier-protein] reductase has product MPQRLRVFAGGLCTASPWRSREAAGPLSASGTSSRGVVGDSLNQEARLAGRLEGRTALVTGASRGLGRAIALKLAAEGAQVALNYRTGEAQARQVADEIASRGGTTLLIRADVSLKDEARAMVAKVIDHWGHLDILVNNAGITRDKSLKKLTDEDWTEVIATNLNSVYFCVSAAMKAMCDQKFGRIVNISSFVGQAGNFGQANYSASKGGIIAFTKTAAIELAKYNVTVNALAPGFTETDMLSKVAPPVREQILAKIPMGRFGQPEEIANAVAFLCAEGDYITGQQINVNGGVYM; this is encoded by the coding sequence ATGCCGCAGCGCCTGCGCGTCTTTGCAGGGGGCCTTTGCACCGCATCGCCATGGCGTTCGAGGGAAGCGGCTGGACCGCTTTCTGCAAGCGGGACGAGTTCACGGGGAGTCGTCGGCGACTCCCTGAACCAGGAGGCTCGCTTGGCAGGACGGCTGGAAGGAAGAACGGCGCTCGTGACCGGCGCATCGCGCGGGCTGGGCCGCGCGATCGCCCTCAAGCTGGCGGCGGAAGGCGCGCAGGTCGCGCTCAACTACCGCACCGGCGAAGCTCAGGCGCGGCAGGTGGCGGACGAGATCGCCTCCCGCGGCGGAACCACGCTGTTGATCCGGGCGGACGTGAGCCTCAAGGACGAGGCCCGCGCGATGGTCGCCAAGGTGATCGACCACTGGGGCCATCTCGACATCCTCGTCAACAACGCCGGCATCACGCGCGACAAGTCGCTCAAGAAACTGACCGACGAGGATTGGACGGAGGTCATCGCCACCAACCTGAACAGCGTGTACTTCTGCGTGAGCGCGGCGATGAAGGCGATGTGCGATCAGAAATTTGGCCGCATCGTCAATATCAGCTCCTTCGTTGGGCAGGCAGGGAACTTCGGCCAGGCGAACTATTCCGCGAGCAAGGGCGGCATCATCGCCTTCACCAAGACCGCGGCCATCGAGCTGGCGAAATACAACGTGACCGTCAACGCGCTCGCTCCGGGCTTCACCGAAACCGACATGCTCTCCAAGGTGGCGCCCCCGGTCCGTGAACAGATCCTCGCCAAGATCCCCATGGGCCGCTTCGGGCAGCCGGAAGAGATCGCCAACGCCGTAGCCTTCCTTTGCGCCGAGGGCGACTACATCACCGGGCAGCAGATCAACGTCAACGGCGGCGTGTACATGTAA